The window tttatgatcttaaattaaaaatatgtgtAGTTCTTCAAATCTTACGGTCTTAAACTTGTCATGTAAGATGTTGGAATTGAAAAACACTTTTGGGGACAGACGAAAAGGAATCGATGTTTTCGCATGCCATGAATTGTTGCGATTGAATGGATATAATCGATCACTTCACACTTAATTAGAATTTTCGAGCTTGAGCTATATAAATAGTACGGAAAATGGCCAAATATGCCCTCACGTATTGAAAATGCTTTAAAATTGTCAATATCCTTCCACTTACCATAATTGCCTTTAACGTTAAATTTAATCTTAAAATTTTCCCTCTTTTTATCAGAATCTGACGTGGAATATTTGAACTTTTGAAATAAAAGTGTGGCATTAACAAGCCGGCCCATTAACCAAAACCTGTTTTGAGAAAATCTCAACACTTCATACTCTTCATTCACATAATTGTCTACCATTTAGGATTCTTTAGACCATAAAAGTTTTGATTACCACAAGTCTTACAAACTATAAAAGCGTTTGAAATTAAAATCTAGGAACTGAACAGTGGGAGTTCAAAGGATAGGGCTTAGTTGCCTCTAGCTTGCACAAATGTAGTATCCTTCCAGTTTAATTCACAAAAAAATAGAAGTGGAGTGTGATCAACAAATTAATTACAACTGAAATAGGTCAAGTAAATAACTAAATATAAAAGATCTACTTGAAGACTACAGTAGAATCTTTATCTGTTATGCATGAGCACGGTGCCCCACTGATACTTCACATATATTAGAAGTTATTAAAATTTTATTGTTATTTGAATATCAATAAAGAAGAATAGCATATTAATAACGCACTAACagacagaggcggatccaggaatTTAAGATTTCGGGTGCCACACTATTTTGGGCTTCGATTTGGTCCATTTTGGGCTTCGATTCTGGTTATTCAGCCTTCCAATTTATATAGACCGACCGATTATCacactattttggcctttgactTGATTTATTTTGAGCTTCGGTTCGAGTTATTCATCTTAgctacaagtatttctattgttaCAATTTTTAACTCGTGGAAAGGCAGAAGTGTCGGCTTTCTCGACGCGTTCCATAGCCCAGTTCCGTAAACAAGGGAATGACCCAATGCATCAGTTGACTTAAACGAGTTGGGGAGCGAAACATTTTCCGTCCGTTTATATAGACAAACCGATTGTCACACTATTTTGGATTTCAACTTGATTTATTTTTTCTACTACCGCAATTCGAGTTATTCATCTTTTcgatttatatatatatcgattAAACGAAATAAATTAATAATTATGATAATTTTAAACAGAGCATAAAAATTCAATAGTATTACTAATATCAACAAAAATATATTATTCATTTATAATTGAGAGTTATGTTTTGAAGCTATCAACTAACTCAAGACTAATCAACTAGAACTAGAACTCAACTTAGATGCACATTTAGATATCAAAATAGAAAATTAATAAACACTATGAACAATAAAGAGAAGCAAGGATTTATAAAAATTTTAAAAGTCAATGTGACTCATTAGGGGAAAAAAAACCATCAGcaagtaaataaaaagaaaagaagaaacaaggaaaataaagtaaagaagaagcaaaatagaaaaagaaaataagaaaaaaggaGAACGAATCTTCTGTAAGCTTCTTAGAAAAGAGAAGTCTTTAAAAGAATTGGTGCAAGTTGGACTCGATCCAAGGTGCTGTGGGCACAACTTTCGACCCTTCACCAGTGGCACCAAACAACCATTTGTTAGTTAGGGTGCCATTTTACATATTTATATTATTTCCCATATATaatcacatatatatacaaggttTTGCTCGAGGTGTGCGGGTGGCGTGGCATCCCCACCCGCCTTACTAGATCCGCCCCTGCTAACAGAAATTTACTTTTGTGATTATGAAAACTTGTGTGTTGCAAATAATCTTAAAATGGTAGACAATAGTGAAGGAGAGGTTGAACTGTTGGGATCTTTTCAAAAACGGGTTTGGGTTAATGGGACAAGTTGTGAATGGATTGGGACTTTATAACATGCGGACCAATTTGACCTCTACTAATGTGGATTGGGTTTTCCacatatttatttagtttttttatATATTCCACTTCATATTTTGTTAAAAAGAGAGACAATTTTAAGCTTAAATTTGATATTAAGAACAATTACGATTTAATAGGCAGAAGGAGGAAAACTTGAAACCATTTTCAATACGTTAGGACTTCTTTTACCAATTTTTCGTACTATTTATTTTAGAACTCAAATCCGAAAGCCGTAAGTAAGTGTCAAGTGATCAATTCTATCTGCAACATCACAACGATTCATGTCATGGCATGCGAATAAATATTTATCAATTCTAAATAGAGAGTTATTAAATGACCACACCAATTTGACCCAAATTTGACCACACTTATGTAAAAATCACCATAACCTgtattgtacaattttaaattaaaataaactttgagaataaaagataaaaatgacattaagtaagtataaattattaaatttgactTAAATAATCATATGAATTTATCCCATTTGGATCATTGTGGCCAAAAGACCTTTCTGTTCTAAGTGTGATTTTCTTGCTTCCAATTGAAAGTATGATAATTAAGTAACACACTAACACCTAGAGACACATTTAATGTAACGAGACAATAGAGGAAAATGGCACACTTGCCAATTGCCATTATCATGACATTCATGTGGAAGCTTGAAAAAAATACTTAGTTTTAGAGGCCCAAAGCTTATCATCTTAATCTCTGATAAGTAACACCTAGAGAAACATTTAACATTACGAGACTCAGGAATATCTTGATAATTGTGATTTATTAATTTAACTAAGAATTTGTCATCTTCTTTTCCTTAAGTTTAACATGGAAAGTGCATGGAAGCAAGAAAAAAGTTCAAAACAAACTAAAGGGCTCTTCCCTCGAACTAAAAGAACCTATAAAAAGAGTCATTAATTTCTCTCCTTCTACTTGCAATACAAGCTTACTATCGCTTCTTAACAAAGTTTTAGAACCACAGTAAAGTCGATAATTACtgcaaaaaaataagttaaatatGATATATAGCTCCTTTTGAATTAATTATCTTGTTGATATTTCACAAATAATTCATGAATGTATCAACAAAAACGATGCGAGGTTGGAAATTAAAGCGAAAACAAGAGActtttcatatcatttccacgaATGCTGGAGTATCACGTAAATTAGTAACACCAATTTTTTAGTTAATAGGAAAAATATTGATTTGCCTAGCTCTGTGCTTTGCGAAAGATCAAGATTTACCTTTCGTTAATAGTTTAGCTCAATTGAGTTCCTGTCTTTAAACTTTTAGCGCAGCTAAAAATATCCTTACTTACGGAAAAGGTCCATTCTAATGTACAACCAAAATGTGACATTTTCTGATACCAGTAgcacttcttttcctttttagctCAAAACAATAATTTGCCAAGCACAAGGCATCTAATAAAAATATCATGTTTGCACCTAATAAAAATATCATGTTTTAGTTATACAAAGTAATTGAAGTACATCAGAGTTTAAAGATGAATGTTTCTCTAAATCCCTGATGTGACAGGTACAATGCACAAACATGGACATGCAAAAAAATGTCTATTGCCATAGAAACTTTATTCACAGAACTTTAAAAAATTTCTATTTATCATTGGCTATTACCAGATAAAATTGTCCAAACTCCAAAGTGAAATTTGTAAATTAAAATTGACATCTTCCTCGTCTTCCTCCATCTGACCAAACCTTTGTAACAGCTTATGAAAATTAGACAAACTCTGATATTTTGGCTGAAATAGAACCTTGCATTTGTCAGCTCccttaattttcttgattttttctcTTTCTGTCTCACATTCTCTAATGTTTCAGTTTTTGACTCGTAGCCAAAAAATAGTGAAAAATTGTTTTGTTGAGCCCCAAACAGAACTGAGCCTCGAAATAATACACATTAGTCATAAACTGTAGCTACTGCTTTTTTGGGTTCACTTTCCCATAAGACTTACAGCTACAGACACATGCAGCAGAGCTTGCAGAAACTTACACACCTAAACATTTTGTTAATAGATATTTTTTGTCtgtcgtgtttttttttttctctcttttctctCAACTGTCTTGTCTCTGACTGTCTTTCTCCCAAGTGCCTACTAAGCTTTCCTAAAAGTCTTTtcatttcttttacttttctcAAATGCCCACTGGTTGGATGAACAGTGGCCACCACAAACAAGGTTTTTTCTTTTGGGCAAGTATATCCGTTATTTGATTGATCGCTTCTATTAATTTGAATTTATTTTGCAATACTAAATTGCATAAGTTGCGCGGACTCATCACTTTTGATGTCATATTAATATCAGATTCTTTAAAAATGAACTATTTTTTAGAGAATTCAAtacacatttattatatttttaaaaaatttgagcAACATGACTTTTTATTATCAAGAGTTCGCTACCGGACTCAAATCCAAATTCTAGGAAAAAATGGAAATATTGTATTTATCTAACCATATTCCTTTTCTTGTTACTGTGACTTACCATATTCTTCGAACCTAGTAAGGAAGAAAAAGGCTTCTTATCAGGTATATCCTTTCTGTGGACTCAATCTCAATTTTAAAGAAATTTCATCCATCCAATCGTAATATATGATAATTGTCACATAtgagatcatttttttttttaatttaatcatCTGTTGTTTGAAATTGGTAACAAGATGAATTTTGAACCTAAAATAATTCAAAATGGCAAATTTATTTCCCCATAACTGATATTGAACTCTTTAACACTTCGGGCAAGCGCATGACTTATATCTAGAGCGAGGACAATATAATATATTATAGGAGTTTGATTCTAACtaaataattagtaagaaaaaagaTGTTAATCCTAAGTCGGCTCCAAAAGCTAATTTATAAGGTGTTGATTGTTGAACACTCTATAAGGAGATTTATCCATTCCACCGCCATATGTGTGTGACTTTAACGCAATTTTATTGATCCGTCTATTGAGATTCACACCATGCAAAACGTGCATGAAAATTTTATTCCTCTGTACTAAAAGTGATTCAACTCTAAGGCTCCAATTTAAAGTTCCTGATTAAAGATGAAGGAACTTTTTACCATTTGGTTATAGTTATTGCCGTATAGTGCAGGTTTCCCCGCACTCGACCCTGCAAAAAGACATAAAAAGAAAGGGTCCACACAACTTCCTGCAAAACAATAAGCTTTTCCCAACTTTCTCTTCAGAGTTTTCTTACACATATGCCGCACATTAATATTCTTATCATCCTCCAACTAGCTCAAATAAAACCAAAGTAAACAAAAAAAGATCCAATCTTTATTTCTctttactctctctctctctctctctctctctctatggaCTTCAATCTGAAGCAATGGAGAAACAATGAGTCAGAAAATCAAGAATCACCAGCAAAGTTACCAAGACTTCACCTTGACTTTCACTCTGTTTCTGCTGAACTTCCATTGTTTGTATCtgaaccaacaacaacaactactacaaCCAAATTTTTGTCAGATTCAACAGCCACTGCCACCACCAAATTTCCCAGTAAGTTACAGAATTAAACACCCTTTTCAAGTTTCTTGCTTCCAAGTTCAGTTTTTGTGCTAAACTAgctgttcttgttttttttttttttttttttaatctagggATGGGGAGTGGTTACTTCAGCTTGGCCCAGTGGCAGGAACTTGAACTACAGGCTTTGATTTTTAGGCATTTTATAGCTGGTGCACCTGTTCCTCATGAACTTCTTCATCTTGTTAAGAAAAGTATTATTACTTCTTCTGCTCCTTCATATTACTTTTCCAATCCATATCAACAGTATCCTCACTACCAACAAGCTTGTGAGTTGCTttctttttttcactttttactCTGCTTAATTTTTAACTGGCTGTGGAAAATGGTAATCTTTTGCTCTtcattttgatgtatatatatgtcgaCTCTTTTGGTGTTTCTTGGTTTTTATTTATTATGAAAATTTAGTTATAAAGTTGTGTTCTTGATCTGTGTTTCTTAGTCTTAATTTTGCCAAAGTTTTCAAAGACAAAGCCAACTCAAACTCAACTTTCCTTAACCACTTACAAATAATATTTCCCTAACATTTTTGGACCATTCttttattaaaaaagaaaagtaaaaccAAATCCAAATGACTCAGTGTTAATGTCTTCATGTAGTTGATGACATTCTGGATATATAGACTGTTATAAGCTTAGATTAAAGAGCTCAACCGATCTGTACTTTTACTGTATTCCAAGAATATTTCTGGCTTATTTTTTGTTGTAAGAGAATTGTTGGATGGCATTAATTGTTGAACTATAAATGATGTTTTCAGTCAGAGTTTAATTTCTGTAAATTTGTTAGTACAGAATTATTTTTACACTATATCACCTAGAATATAATTACGTTTAATGGGCCAAAAAAAATTGGATTAATAACCTAGCAAATAAAGAACATTTGGTTACTTGCTACAACATCTTGAAATATCAAAAATAATTGTGGTCATGTTGCTCGGACCTTCAATAAATATTGTTACACTAGTGTCGCATTCTCCAAAATGCATAGCTTTCGGAGGATTCGACTAACACCTGACATTATTTCTGAAAAATCCGTGCGCCACAAGATTTTAGTGGGATGGATAAGATCCCTTCATCCTTAATTAGAAATCTCGTGTTCAAGCCCTAGGAATGAAAAGAAATCTTAGTAGGGAGCGCTTTCCTCTTTAATAGCTTTGCACTGCATGAATTTGGATTAGTCGCGCTAGTAAATTCCAAATACTATATCATTATACAAAAATATGTCAGTGTATATGAGTTAAATCAATGACCTCCAAGATTAACAGATGTACTGGCTGACTAATTAACAAATGTTATGTAAAATTTGAAGTGATGCAGTCAGGGTACTGGGGAAGAGCAGGGATGGATCCAGAACCAGGGAGGTGTAGGaggacagatgggaagaaatgGAGGTGTTCAAGGGATGTAGTGGCTGGCCAGAAGTACTGCGAGCGCCACGTTCACCGTGGCCGCAGCCGTTCAAGAAAGCCTGTGGAAATTCCCACACCTGTTAGTAATGGTGCTAATAAAAACACCACCACCACTGTTTCTCATCAAGCCTTTGCAAAAATGGCTGGTCATGCTGCTGCTCCTCATTTTTCTCTATCTGGACATTCACCTACAATGGATGCTCTTCATCTCAATCAAAGGTATAATTTTGAATGCTGGATTTTTTATGTTTTGAGTTTTAACTAGTATACACTGAAATATGGGATAGCAATGTAATGGGTTAAGAATCATGAGGTCGTAGGGGGGAAAATTTATGTCGCTTGGACTCTTCAAACACGTAGACGGGTGCGTGTTGGATCTtccaaaaatagtgcatttttagGGGATTCGACACAGGTAGAACAACATTTTTGGAGTCCGAGCAACATTGGCAGAAACACTAGGTGCTTTTTCTCACATCTGTCTAAGCCGTGGTGGATAGAGTTAGCCGATACTTGTGCTAATAGGAGGTAGCAGCTACCCATCGAAATAGTCGAGGTGTATGCAGGGGAGCCCGAAAACGACAAtcattattttcctttaaaaaaaaaaagagaactacTTCGTCCATAAAAAGTAAAATTATTCTTAAAAATAAGACCCGTTACCTACTCTACCCTATGGTGTTAATTTCTTTTATATATAAGTGAATCTTTTTCTCTTTGCATCTTTTTTGTTATTGTAAACATTATATCTGCATCTTCAggcctttttatttttattcttttttggTTATTTTtcgtgtgggggggggggggggtctgcCTTAATGTATATCTTCTCACTTTATTTATGAGTAGCTTTTTTCTAGTGAATAAACACTCTATATATCTCTAGTGAATGAATAATTGTGCAGATGCTACTTTTTTTCACTGTTTATTTTGCAAAAGAGATTGACGAGAAGTTCAATCATGCATTAAAGCATTGAACtttacttttttattttcttgaaggGACCAACAAATATCCTcaattattcctttttttttccacTACCTCCTACAAAGAAACATGTTTGTATATAACTGTTAAGTGGATACTTGTCTCCCAATAGGGAGAAAAGCTAAATTAAACCTTGATCAAAGGGTTCCATCTTCTCCAAATTCCTTTATCTTATCTTGTCTTTTTCCTTTTTGCCTCATTGATTAGTAGGGTCTACTTATTAAATTTTTCTTGGATTATTAGAATCTATTGAAGATATTCTTGGCCCACTTTGATTTTCTTTCTATGAACCCTGCCCTTGAATGGTGGTGGTAGTTGTGTTGGGTCGGTTGTAGTGGTGGGTGGTATATATTTGGGTGGAAAGAATTTAATTTACGGGTTGGGGCGGGGCGGGCACGGGTTTTTTAAGTTATATCGGGTAATTAATGGTGGAATTGGGGATTTTGTcaactgaggggtatatttgtgtattttcttaacggaaagggtatatttatctactaTGACtaacgaaaagggtatatttatctactttgactaacggagggtatatttaactattatactaaagtagaggggtatatttgacccttttccctttttttttttactactcaTGGACGGAGCTGGTGAAGCACAAGCTCCGTCCCTgagtagtacaaaaaaaaaaaaattaacagtaACCCCCTTCGCACGAAAATTATAGTGTATAGATAGGGTCAAGATTATTTTATATCCATATATAATTGATGCTGAATCCTTTTGAATTTTTTGCGTGTTTAATGCTTTTTAATTGAATATTTAGTGAAAATCTTGGCTATATGAAAATACCATACAATCCAGTTGTTATGTGTAATGGTATTTGTGGGGTAATAAGGAATTCCCTGCTTTTTAATTTGAATATTTAGTGAAAATCTTGGCTATATGAAAATACCATACAATCCAGTTGTTATGTGTAATGGTATTTGTGGGGTAATAAGGAATTCCCTGTCTTTAGTGTAGTGTAAAAATCTCTACTTTCTTTTGTCCTGTGGGGTAATAAAGAATTCACCCCATCCAGTTGTTGTGTGTATCTGTGTACGTTAAAAAGAGGTCCCCTGTTATGCTAGATGTTTTTTACAGCTTTTTCATCAATTTGTCCCCTGCTTGATTTGGGCTGGGCTGTCATGATATTGATTTGTAGGCCATCTGAGTCCACCAAAAAGGGTCCACCACTAGAAGCCCAAAAAGATGTATCTGGTAGTGATGGTAAATTATCCAATGGCCAAATCCTACGCCATTTCTTTGATGATTGGCCTAGACAACAACAACTTCAAGAAGGTGACAATGCTGCCACCAGCCTGTCCATTTCAATGCCTGGTGGGGGTAACCCCTCGTCCGACTTCTCGTTGAAGCTCTCGACCGGTAATGACTATGACTCGGGCCCTCAGCAAGTCAGGAATGTTGAACGGTCTACATGGAGGACGAGTCACCAAGTGGCCTCGATGGGCGGGCCACTTGCTGAGGCCTTAAGGTCATCAACGACTAGCTTGTCCCCGACAAGTGTGTTGCATCAATTGGCACGAGGTAGCACGTCGGAGGCCAGTTATATTAGCACTTGATTTTTGCAAGTGTTGTGTTGATTTTTCATGACAAAGGTGTTTTTGAACTTTGTTGCTTTTTGTCTGTGGCCGTGTTGTTGTTCATTTTTCTTTTGTGTTGCATTCACTAACTACTATCAGCTGTACAAATTTGCATGGGATGTCTGGTGTGTTTATTATTGGTTTGAGTTGATATCATGAATACTTTGGCTATTTTGTTGCCAAAGTCTTGCATTTACTATCTATCGTCTTTATGTATTCGGAACTTTTTGTACTAATAAACGCAGTCCCCCACTAACTTTCTCTGGTTGTCCCTTTTTGAAAAGTTCTTTAGTAAGGAGTAAATGATATTTCTTTCAAATTATTTCTCTCGTAAGGTATGAATTTTTTAGATAACGGgaaaaaaatccttttttttgtgcggattgtgtggtctttaatttttggccttcaaattggtggtggcagaggataaaaattaaagaccaccaatttgagggacaaaaattaaagaccaccccagcgaaaggcaatcctgcaaattgcaaAAAAAATCTGAGCAAACTAAAAATCTTATGAGAATTTTAAAACACGGTCTAAAATTCTGCAAATAATAGCACACATTagttgacaatttttttttttagtataaaTTTGAGAAATAAACGACAATTATTAGACCCAAGTCTAAAATTATCTGGGAGCTTAATTTCTTAAGGACTGTATTTGCACAATTTTTAAaaaagggacaaaatttaaatagAGCCTAAAAAGGGACATTGCGTAAATCAGCTTATTTCCCATAACAATTAGGCATTTTTTTTCCGCAGATTGTActtttggggcggtctttaaattttgtctctcatatttatggtctttaaattttactccTCACATTTGTAATTTTTAAATTTTACctttcatatttgtggtctttaaattttatccctcatatttgtggtctttaaattttgccatttgcttgaaaaggtgggcgaatacTTGAGGTTCTGAGTTTGAATtctcgctcaggcataaaataaaagaataatttcgcaaggcaaggtgGGGGGCGTGTATGtaggatccggcataactaaaagtctgtctcataaggtagaactttttcataaggcatagttTATGGGGcaggcttttagttaaggcataaccaaaagtatgtcccataaggcacaatttttccttaaggcaaacttttagttatggctTAAGAAAAAGTTTCACCTTATGGGGTATACTTTTAATTATGTCTTATGGGACACACTtctagttaaggcataactaaaagtatgttccataaggtggaacttttccttaagccataactaaaagtttgtcttgaaaagtaaaaaaataaaataaaataaatatatatatatatatatatatatatatatatatatatatatatatactatgcctcaaggcaaagtctaccCCCTCTGCtagacttttagttaagcatAACTGAAAGTCTGTTGGAGGGGTAGAGAAAAATTCAAACtctgctttgcgatttttttaaaattttttaactGAGCAAGAGTTTAAACCCGAAACCCATGAGTTTTAGACGAAGGATAAAGATTAAAGACCGCCCATTTGAGGGACACCCCAAAAGAAGAAggacaattctgcgaattgcccacaATCAGGTCGATCCAAACCTGTCTCATGGCCCAAATTAATAGACAAGCCTACAGCTTCCTTTACCTTTTGAGTTATCttatttttgttttcatttttccCACTCTTTCGAGGATGGATGAAGATATTTTCAGGCACTTGATGCTTATACCATATAAATTAATTTGATTTAAAAAATTACATAATAAAGTGATAATAAACATTAATTAATCAAAGACTAAATGGTTGGTAAGAAACGATATAGTTGCATCTTTTCTTGCTTAGCAGAAGCAAGGAGAGGAACATATATTTGTTTGTTGTTTGCGTCAAACAAATGAAAGCAAGATGTATGTCTTGCATAAGAACTTTTATgacttaatcataattaattcatATATATTGTTAGTTTAGAAGC is drawn from Lycium barbarum isolate Lr01 chromosome 8, ASM1917538v2, whole genome shotgun sequence and contains these coding sequences:
- the LOC132607173 gene encoding growth-regulating factor 3-like; this translates as MDFNLKQWRNNESENQESPAKLPRLHLDFHSVSAELPLFVSEPTTTTTTTKFLSDSTATATTKFPRMGSGYFSLAQWQELELQALIFRHFIAGAPVPHELLHLVKKSIITSSAPSYYFSNPYQQYPHYQQALMQSGYWGRAGMDPEPGRCRRTDGKKWRCSRDVVAGQKYCERHVHRGRSRSRKPVEIPTPVSNGANKNTTTTVSHQAFAKMAGHAAAPHFSLSGHSPTMDALHLNQRPSESTKKGPPLEAQKDVSGSDGKLSNGQILRHFFDDWPRQQQLQEGDNAATSLSISMPGGGNPSSDFSLKLSTGNDYDSGPQQVRNVERSTWRTSHQVASMGGPLAEALRSSTTSLSPTSVLHQLARGSTSEASYIST